A genomic region of Candidatus Thorarchaeota archaeon contains the following coding sequences:
- a CDS encoding PHP domain-containing protein, translating to MVEFSAFDLHTHTIHSKDGLTRPKTLFSLMKKHGLRGIAVTEHLRPSFTKPIVRGNRFLIPGCEYKSTDYGEIIGLFITEPVENRSFEEIAEDLRDQNAITILPHPRDPLRKHTAMRRGLPERLIVKYIDLIEGFNSRCILPVSNKWAQRLAKRLHKPMTAGSDGHSFLEIGHAQTWLQNIETVNDIYEELKAGRTQISGWPSFPLWQVPTMLWQRVRKLAQ from the coding sequence ATGGTGGAGTTCTCGGCCTTTGACCTGCATACGCATACCATTCACTCAAAGGATGGCCTCACACGGCCAAAGACCCTCTTCTCACTCATGAAGAAGCACGGTCTCAGAGGGATTGCTGTCACTGAACACTTACGTCCCTCTTTTACAAAACCGATCGTGCGCGGTAACAGATTCCTCATTCCCGGGTGCGAGTACAAATCAACTGACTACGGTGAGATAATCGGTCTGTTCATCACGGAGCCTGTAGAGAACCGCTCCTTTGAAGAGATCGCTGAAGACCTCCGCGACCAGAATGCGATCACGATCTTGCCACATCCACGAGACCCACTACGGAAGCATACAGCAATGCGTCGAGGTCTCCCGGAGAGATTAATTGTCAAGTACATCGATCTCATTGAGGGTTTCAATTCTCGATGTATCCTCCCTGTGTCTAACAAATGGGCACAGCGTCTTGCTAAACGACTTCACAAGCCGATGACCGCTGGGAGTGACGGTCACAGTTTTCTTGAGATCGGTCATGCCCAGACTTGGCTTCAGAATATTGAGACCGTTAATGACATTTATGAGGAACTAAAAGCGGGTCGCACACAGATATCTGGTTGGCCCTCTTTCCCATTATGGCAGGTGCCAACGATGTTATGGCAGAGAGTCAGGAAGTTAGCGCAATGA
- a CDS encoding CoA-binding protein: MTTVQRHPIRDVLNIKSVAIVGVSAKMGYYWVHSMLQWPHNLKVWLVSKNEGEVLGHKIYSNIDHIPEPIDYVIIAVPNKYVPMILRQAVEKGAKGATIFTSGYSELGTQEGRERERELHELIHSLPVRVLGPNCMGLTYPKIGFAFMPTAQRSVGPVGFLSQSGGIAIAVYTAGAESGIGFSKLFSFGNQIDITQPELMRYFAEDTETTVVGAYIEGTKDGREFLDAMLQLAGKKPLVVLKGGRSDEGSRAASSHTGALAGSNEIWQAAFKQANVPTVTTLEDMVATLSVFSQCPRPRSNSVGIVAISGGTSVVYTDLCIENGLKVPRTSEDTIKKLDPLIADVGTGLGNPIDLAADYYQDQTISEVIRIVGDDPQFDSIIIEADVHNIYQVASIMDALDVTDYFWQAMAEAGSDIMKKHDKPVLVAIPDVAFPEARAKTWKIFVEAGLPVFRNMPEAIEALSRVWSYYERSEHRNQSQQQR, from the coding sequence ATGACAACCGTTCAGAGACACCCGATTCGAGATGTGCTAAATATCAAATCTGTAGCGATTGTAGGTGTATCTGCCAAGATGGGATACTATTGGGTACACTCAATGCTTCAGTGGCCTCACAATCTCAAGGTGTGGTTGGTCTCTAAAAACGAAGGCGAAGTCCTTGGTCATAAGATCTATTCGAACATCGATCATATACCTGAACCTATTGATTATGTGATCATTGCCGTCCCTAACAAGTACGTCCCAATGATCCTTCGACAGGCTGTAGAAAAGGGAGCAAAGGGCGCAACAATCTTTACAAGTGGCTATTCGGAACTGGGAACACAGGAAGGTCGAGAGCGAGAGAGAGAACTTCATGAACTAATTCATTCACTTCCGGTCAGGGTGCTTGGCCCTAATTGTATGGGTCTCACCTATCCAAAGATCGGATTTGCGTTTATGCCAACAGCACAGCGAAGTGTCGGGCCAGTTGGATTCCTGTCACAGTCTGGGGGGATTGCCATCGCAGTCTACACGGCGGGAGCCGAATCAGGAATCGGCTTTAGCAAACTATTCAGCTTTGGAAATCAAATCGACATCACTCAGCCAGAACTGATGCGCTATTTCGCGGAAGATACGGAAACCACCGTGGTCGGAGCTTACATTGAGGGGACGAAAGACGGAAGAGAATTTCTCGATGCCATGCTACAACTTGCTGGCAAAAAACCACTTGTGGTCTTGAAGGGGGGCCGTTCCGATGAAGGCTCGCGGGCAGCCTCGTCTCATACAGGAGCACTTGCGGGATCTAATGAGATTTGGCAGGCAGCATTCAAACAGGCCAATGTTCCAACCGTGACAACGCTGGAAGATATGGTAGCCACCCTCAGCGTGTTCTCTCAGTGCCCAAGACCAAGGTCTAATTCTGTCGGCATCGTCGCAATAAGTGGGGGGACGAGTGTGGTCTATACCGATCTCTGCATAGAGAACGGTCTCAAGGTTCCACGCACCTCAGAAGATACCATCAAGAAACTGGACCCATTGATCGCGGATGTCGGGACTGGATTGGGGAATCCTATTGACCTCGCAGCAGATTACTATCAGGACCAGACCATTTCAGAGGTCATCAGGATCGTCGGTGATGATCCTCAATTCGATTCGATCATCATTGAGGCGGATGTTCATAATATCTATCAAGTAGCCTCAATCATGGATGCACTTGACGTCACAGATTATTTCTGGCAGGCAATGGCTGAGGCTGGCTCCGATATCATGAAAAAGCATGACAAACCAGTACTTGTTGCAATACCAGATGTTGCGTTCCCCGAGGCACGCGCCAAGACTTGGAAGATCTTTGTAGAGGCAGGTCTCCCCGTTTTCAGGAATATGCCAGAGGCAATCGAAGCACTGTCCCGTGTCTGGTCATACTATGAAAGATCTGAGCACAGAAATCAATCACAACAGCAGCGATAG
- a CDS encoding PAS domain-containing sensor histidine kinase translates to MQKITDILLMITQALPEGIIFSDSEDMVIFANDAFCRIINMENKDIQGKMFRDFIAGNRQVRRVMEAEKNNNDCCAIYDTFLQSSTNEKISVRVNTTWLTDSNGSQVGILRTVINVTEEKRREYLSEQHQNLIQVFTNLLQHDLLNDIQVIIGYIESVLMLSTDLPPASKSMLVAARSTVLRMAGILSAFNQADQFIELDLVALLQRVIQESTATHMELDINMQIDEESGTMTVIGTPLLASAFHNLFRNAAKHAGGPSVQVSVTLRREKGKALITIQDDGAGIPAEKIKTIFKKHTHSKTNGIGLYLTRNIIRACGGSIRAISEPGTGAKFEIELPLLE, encoded by the coding sequence ATGCAAAAGATTACTGACATCCTTCTCATGATCACTCAAGCACTGCCAGAGGGCATCATATTCAGTGATTCTGAGGACATGGTGATCTTTGCAAATGATGCATTTTGTAGAATTATAAATATGGAGAACAAGGACATTCAAGGAAAGATGTTCAGGGACTTCATTGCAGGCAATAGACAAGTAAGACGAGTCATGGAAGCGGAGAAAAATAATAACGACTGCTGTGCAATATACGATACATTCCTTCAGAGTTCCACAAACGAGAAGATCTCCGTGCGGGTCAATACGACATGGCTCACTGACAGCAATGGGAGCCAAGTGGGGATATTAAGGACTGTCATCAACGTCACAGAAGAGAAGAGAAGAGAATATCTCTCTGAACAACATCAGAACCTTATCCAAGTCTTCACAAATCTACTGCAACACGATCTGCTCAATGACATTCAAGTAATTATTGGATATATTGAATCAGTACTCATGCTCAGTACAGATCTTCCCCCCGCATCGAAGAGCATGCTAGTTGCGGCCCGAAGCACAGTGCTTCGGATGGCGGGAATATTATCAGCATTTAATCAAGCGGATCAGTTTATCGAACTTGACTTGGTCGCTCTACTCCAACGTGTGATACAAGAATCAACAGCAACGCACATGGAACTTGACATCAATATGCAAATTGATGAAGAGTCCGGGACGATGACGGTCATTGGAACTCCACTCTTAGCAAGCGCATTCCATAATCTGTTTCGGAATGCAGCAAAACATGCCGGTGGGCCTTCTGTTCAGGTCAGTGTCACTCTCCGACGGGAAAAGGGAAAAGCTTTGATCACAATTCAAGATGATGGGGCGGGAATTCCTGCTGAGAAAATAAAGACGATATTCAAGAAGCATACTCACTCAAAGACCAACGGTATAGGACTGTATCTAACACGAAACATCATTCGTGCGTGTGGCGGTTCAATCAGAGCAATCTCCGAACCGGGAACAGGAGCGAAATTTGAGATAGAGCTCCCACTCCTAGAGTGA
- a CDS encoding DUF362 domain-containing protein: MVKVAVVKTSPKTIFDDIARLMDLADYDKHIDKNKLTSIKLNLSWSKFYPACSTNPYILDGFLKKLIADGYEPRRIQAVENETVVTNIFEGTRQNNWYPVLRKHKIKFFPLIYAHYVPVKLSRRTLELENIFGEVIAPKEIFGTNIVHLPTIKCVHPDTQVHLADGRILPISDLVDDIHESTDVIATPDGDAVAESRVGIVTLNPDGSVKEGFAYQFWRTPSPKKLYLVKTKTSKEVKVSGRHPFLTPTGWKRADRITQGDMIAALQNEEITFDNIAWDHVTEVTQIDSDVKYLYDLSVTGTNNFVGNGIVLHNTHGHTEMTGALKDSFGLYLTKNRHLAHLKIHEVLVDLLFLQKTISNSEFVLTDGTIVGDGAGPRTMIPKVGNILLATNDMVAADTVQTRIMGLDQRLVRKLQIAKELGLGESDPENIELVGDFESWKDLPNFHLSTGRSPVITWNRGFLRFPGMEWLLFRSPLMWLPTQLSGLYHDGIWLPLKGKKWVKWFFEETEWGELWKSYSE, translated from the coding sequence ATGGTCAAAGTTGCAGTTGTCAAGACAAGTCCAAAGACCATTTTTGATGATATCGCCCGTCTGATGGACTTGGCTGATTATGATAAGCACATCGATAAAAACAAGCTAACCAGTATCAAACTTAATCTTTCATGGAGCAAGTTCTATCCGGCCTGCTCGACGAACCCGTATATTCTTGATGGGTTCCTCAAAAAACTAATTGCTGATGGCTATGAGCCACGACGAATACAGGCGGTTGAAAACGAGACCGTCGTGACAAATATCTTTGAAGGCACTCGACAAAATAACTGGTATCCCGTCCTGCGAAAGCACAAGATCAAATTCTTTCCACTAATCTATGCTCACTACGTTCCTGTCAAACTCTCGCGAAGAACACTCGAGCTGGAGAACATATTTGGAGAAGTCATCGCTCCCAAAGAGATCTTCGGGACAAACATAGTCCACTTGCCTACAATTAAGTGCGTTCATCCCGATACCCAGGTTCATCTTGCAGATGGACGCATCTTGCCCATTTCCGATCTTGTGGATGATATCCATGAGAGCACCGATGTGATTGCTACTCCCGATGGGGATGCTGTCGCAGAATCTCGTGTGGGTATTGTTACATTGAATCCGGATGGGTCGGTCAAAGAAGGATTCGCCTATCAGTTTTGGAGAACTCCTTCTCCAAAGAAGCTCTATCTAGTTAAGACAAAGACCTCTAAGGAAGTCAAAGTTTCTGGGCGCCATCCATTTTTGACACCAACAGGCTGGAAACGAGCTGATCGTATTACACAAGGTGATATGATCGCAGCTCTTCAAAATGAAGAGATTACGTTCGACAATATTGCATGGGATCATGTGACTGAAGTAACTCAAATTGACAGTGATGTTAAATATCTATACGATTTGAGTGTTACCGGGACTAACAATTTTGTAGGAAACGGAATTGTTCTTCACAACACACACGGCCACACGGAGATGACTGGGGCTCTGAAGGACTCTTTTGGTCTCTATTTGACCAAGAATCGGCATCTTGCTCATCTGAAGATCCATGAGGTGCTAGTAGATCTTCTTTTCCTTCAAAAGACAATTTCCAATTCCGAGTTTGTGCTCACCGACGGTACCATTGTTGGGGATGGGGCGGGTCCGCGTACTATGATCCCAAAGGTCGGAAATATACTTCTTGCAACGAACGATATGGTTGCAGCCGATACTGTTCAGACTCGGATCATGGGTCTTGACCAGAGGCTTGTCAGAAAGCTACAGATCGCAAAGGAGTTAGGCCTTGGCGAGTCGGACCCCGAGAACATCGAGCTCGTTGGTGATTTCGAGTCGTGGAAAGATCTTCCGAACTTCCATCTCTCGACTGGTCGAAGTCCTGTGATCACTTGGAATCGTGGCTTTCTTCGCTTCCCGGGAATGGAATGGCTTCTATTTAGATCGCCATTGATGTGGCTACCAACTCAACTCTCCGGGCTCTATCATGACGGTATTTGGCTCCCGCTGAAAGGCAAAAAATGGGTCAAATGGTTCTTTGAAGAGACCGAGTGGGGCGAGTTATGGAAGTCCTATTCCGAGTAA
- a CDS encoding cupin domain-containing protein: MMSASWEQSMAKIFRASSNPPQRRHGYSAQYIADVVFREPITTAGFILVRVPSGGRTCPHFHEHVDEVMVALTPARIGIGSEMYSLNEGDVAIVDRGQEHWLEAESNTDTLILAVKIPNISDDKIEH; the protein is encoded by the coding sequence ATGATGTCTGCATCATGGGAACAATCAATGGCTAAAATCTTTCGTGCATCATCCAATCCACCTCAGCGCCGGCATGGGTATAGCGCCCAATATATTGCCGATGTTGTCTTTCGGGAACCGATCACAACAGCAGGGTTCATACTAGTCCGGGTTCCATCGGGCGGACGAACTTGTCCACATTTTCATGAACACGTTGATGAAGTGATGGTCGCCCTGACTCCCGCACGCATCGGTATCGGTTCAGAGATGTATTCCCTAAATGAAGGGGATGTGGCAATTGTGGATCGCGGACAAGAGCACTGGTTAGAGGCCGAATCAAATACTGATACGTTGATTCTTGCCGTCAAGATTCCAAACATCTCCGATGACAAGATTGAGCACTAA
- a CDS encoding TIGR00725 family protein — MVKPMIAVVGGSSADEEVLVLAEEVGREIARNGAVLVCGGLGGVMEAACRGAKAEGGITVGILPTDDHDHANAYVDIAIPTGLGYGRNVLVAKSGMGVIAIAGMAGTLSEMAIAWFSNRPIAGLVSSGGWAKRLAGERIDERRSDQVYSATSARDAVEYILKEIQRVPTSE, encoded by the coding sequence ATGGTAAAACCAATGATTGCAGTAGTTGGAGGTTCTAGCGCAGATGAGGAGGTACTCGTTCTTGCAGAAGAAGTCGGACGAGAAATCGCACGTAATGGAGCAGTGCTTGTCTGCGGCGGACTCGGCGGAGTCATGGAGGCTGCCTGCCGTGGGGCGAAGGCCGAGGGAGGAATCACCGTAGGCATACTCCCCACAGATGACCACGACCATGCTAATGCATATGTAGACATCGCCATCCCAACAGGTCTAGGGTATGGGAGAAATGTGCTTGTTGCAAAGAGTGGAATGGGGGTCATTGCAATAGCGGGTATGGCAGGAACACTTAGTGAGATGGCCATTGCATGGTTCTCGAATCGACCGATAGCCGGACTTGTCTCATCCGGCGGCTGGGCCAAACGCCTTGCAGGAGAACGCATCGATGAAAGACGTTCGGATCAAGTCTATTCTGCAACCTCGGCCCGCGATGCTGTCGAGTACATACTCAAAGAGATTCAGAGGGTTCCCACAAGTGAATGA
- a CDS encoding arsenic resistance protein — MNKESSENPNTRSIDRIKNNLSKYLLPYTFIVMLLGFTTGYYFQSKIYSQLVLPVVFIMIYPMMINMSISHLKKVKGSIKPLILALILNFVYAPIIMYFLVDIFVPDIDLAIALIFLAIAPASSMGLGYIGLAEGHMLTGSIIVTTAFLVSLVAYPIFGIYLAGVGHITIPAALLIQNLIIVIVLPFALGIGTREYIERHHGIKKYGEIKAYFSTTTLAALYVLMFLIFASKAHLILEKYTIFFMIAPVALIFYPLTTYLITHVNKRILNLEYGTHQSVVFTSVSKNVALAIAIFIAVFGEVGQYMAVAPAIMSLFQAPFLMGYLRLSDRVKSFFSLKEDDADIDTP, encoded by the coding sequence ATGAACAAAGAATCATCCGAAAATCCTAATACAAGATCCATTGATAGAATCAAGAACAATCTCTCAAAATATCTGCTACCGTACACATTTATTGTCATGCTACTTGGTTTTACTACTGGCTATTATTTTCAAAGTAAAATATACTCACAACTAGTGTTGCCAGTGGTCTTCATTATGATCTACCCCATGATGATCAACATGTCTATCTCACATCTTAAGAAAGTCAAGGGTTCTATTAAACCATTAATCTTAGCGCTTATTCTCAATTTTGTCTATGCACCGATCATCATGTACTTTCTTGTTGACATCTTTGTACCCGATATTGATCTTGCAATTGCACTGATATTCTTAGCAATTGCACCAGCGTCAAGTATGGGCTTGGGCTACATCGGACTGGCGGAGGGGCATATGTTGACGGGGTCCATCATCGTGACAACTGCCTTTCTTGTTTCACTCGTGGCCTATCCAATCTTTGGTATATATCTCGCAGGAGTAGGGCACATTACAATACCAGCAGCTCTGCTCATTCAAAACCTGATAATAGTAATCGTCCTGCCCTTTGCCCTTGGGATCGGAACTCGCGAGTATATCGAACGACATCATGGAATTAAAAAATATGGAGAAATAAAAGCGTACTTCTCAACAACGACTCTGGCTGCATTGTATGTTCTAATGTTTTTGATCTTTGCTTCTAAAGCCCATCTTATCCTCGAAAAATACACGATATTTTTCATGATAGCCCCGGTGGCACTCATCTTCTATCCACTTACGACCTACTTGATTACACATGTCAACAAGAGAATCTTAAATCTAGAATATGGAACGCATCAATCCGTAGTCTTCACATCAGTGAGCAAGAATGTTGCACTAGCAATTGCCATCTTCATTGCAGTCTTCGGAGAGGTAGGACAGTACATGGCAGTAGCCCCCGCAATAATGTCTCTGTTTCAAGCTCCATTTTTGATGGGCTATCTAAGACTGTCAGATCGCGTCAAATCATTTTTCTCTCTAAAAGAGGATGATGCTGATATAGACACACCATGA
- a CDS encoding metallophosphoesterase, whose product MNEQFIEDLSTGQRKLERDEAVRLLHKAIELNKKKKNVVRIPDRDVVFVGDLHGELNCLRSVIEQFVKSTEKHIVFLGDYGDRGPLQVETFNTVVALLTTYPERITMLRGNHEAMSVASRYGFRDAISKVYGGEMFDEYCNVFAALPIAGKSRDGLFCCHGGVPEGVTSISQLQSIDRHQIDPEQGMLFQILWNDPSEGDFRFTDNIRGGNSRYFGRIAFAEFQERLNIHTMIRAHQVFPEGYKIFFDGGLISVFSATYLDRVNPKVIVRDNENGIRPVDI is encoded by the coding sequence GTGAATGAACAATTTATTGAAGACTTGAGTACTGGTCAGAGAAAATTGGAACGGGACGAAGCTGTACGACTCTTACATAAAGCAATCGAACTCAATAAGAAAAAGAAAAACGTCGTACGAATTCCTGATCGTGATGTCGTATTTGTCGGAGACCTTCATGGCGAGCTGAATTGTCTCAGATCGGTCATAGAACAGTTCGTAAAATCTACTGAAAAACATATTGTGTTTCTTGGAGACTATGGTGACCGTGGCCCACTTCAGGTTGAGACCTTCAATACTGTCGTTGCTCTCTTGACCACCTACCCAGAACGAATCACCATGCTAAGGGGAAACCATGAGGCAATGAGTGTTGCTTCGAGATATGGGTTCCGCGATGCGATTTCAAAGGTGTACGGTGGAGAGATGTTTGATGAATATTGCAACGTCTTTGCGGCCCTGCCTATCGCGGGCAAATCCAGAGATGGCCTCTTTTGCTGTCATGGGGGTGTTCCTGAGGGCGTAACCTCTATCTCTCAGCTACAATCAATCGACCGGCATCAAATAGACCCCGAACAGGGAATGCTTTTCCAGATCCTATGGAATGATCCTTCGGAGGGCGATTTTAGATTTACAGATAATATTCGCGGCGGTAACTCTCGCTATTTTGGCCGAATTGCATTTGCCGAATTTCAAGAGAGGCTAAATATCCATACTATGATTAGAGCGCATCAAGTTTTTCCCGAGGGCTACAAAATCTTCTTTGATGGCGGACTCATTAGCGTTTTCAGTGCTACGTACCTCGATAGAGTCAACCCAAAAGTCATTGTGCGAGATAATGAAAACGGTATCCGACCAGTTGACATATGA
- a CDS encoding UbiA prenyltransferase family protein, protein MTFRDYVNLMRPWQWYKNLLVFLAIIFVGIPKQWPWETLPAIFRWNYYPPLIIGFLVFCAVSSAGYILNDIADLEKDAAHPEKKNRPLPSGSASVHFARLLAGVLLIVGLVVGYILDPVFFILVILYIINSQLYNRYLRNWAIVDVITIAVGFIIRAIAGTFLIDVPFTSWLVIGVFFFALVLGFGKRKNELQLLGGDAELHKPVFRQYTEAMLDQGIVMSATWVVFFYTIYCYENFKDVMQAQPILLTVPIAAGLILRYVYLIQSGSPVGRKPHKAFKDKGIFLGAMLFGLVLLWTLFFWQPVFQFFYELFPPLFPPTP, encoded by the coding sequence ATGACCTTTCGAGATTATGTCAATCTTATGCGCCCGTGGCAATGGTACAAGAACCTGTTAGTGTTTCTTGCTATCATCTTTGTTGGTATTCCAAAGCAGTGGCCTTGGGAGACCTTACCCGCAATCTTTCGATGGAATTACTATCCGCCACTAATCATTGGTTTTCTAGTGTTCTGTGCGGTCTCCAGTGCGGGATATATCCTCAACGATATTGCTGATCTCGAAAAGGATGCGGCACACCCCGAAAAGAAGAACCGTCCGCTTCCTTCTGGAAGTGCCAGTGTCCATTTTGCGCGGCTATTGGCGGGAGTTCTATTGATTGTGGGACTTGTCGTCGGTTACATACTCGACCCGGTCTTTTTCATTCTAGTAATACTGTATATTATTAATTCTCAGCTGTACAATCGGTACCTTCGAAATTGGGCCATCGTTGATGTGATCACAATTGCAGTCGGTTTTATCATCCGTGCAATAGCTGGCACTTTTCTTATTGATGTGCCGTTTACTTCATGGCTCGTCATCGGAGTGTTCTTCTTTGCGCTCGTCTTGGGTTTTGGGAAGCGTAAGAATGAACTTCAACTTCTGGGTGGTGATGCGGAGCTGCATAAACCCGTGTTCAGGCAGTACACTGAGGCGATGCTGGATCAAGGTATAGTCATGTCCGCAACGTGGGTGGTCTTCTTCTACACGATCTATTGTTACGAGAACTTCAAAGATGTCATGCAGGCTCAACCGATTCTGCTCACGGTTCCTATTGCTGCTGGTCTAATCTTGAGATACGTCTATCTGATCCAGTCGGGGAGCCCAGTGGGACGGAAACCGCACAAGGCTTTCAAGGACAAGGGCATTTTTCTTGGCGCTATGCTGTTTGGCCTCGTCCTATTATGGACCCTGTTCTTCTGGCAGCCTGTGTTCCAGTTCTTCTACGAACTCTTTCCTCCGCTGTTCCCGCCGACCCCGTAG
- the tdt gene encoding tellurite-resistance/dicarboxylate transporter, which translates to MDSKWIQNFAPSWFAVVMGTGILAMTSLQYATMLPLLGFVASGLAIFNIIVFFILLIPWILRWIFYPKEASDDLKHPNMSNFYPTMTIALVVLAAHFGQFGFSSLAFRTWLLGALGTVIFSILIPYEMFKKEEIAPEHISPAWFIPPVALIVIPLVGGPFIAQASGLMQEFLILLNYFGFGAGFLLYISLLAICLYRFIIHHPMPNTMAPTVWISLGPIGAGTVAVVNVITNSSFVTVKEPFFIMGFLFWSFGIWWLFMAIIMTVHYIRRLTLPYAMTWWAFIFPLGAFVAGCHVIGQTLGFQLIDFIGFGLYWLLFTFWIITSIGLGFMRIHKKDKRPEQDQ; encoded by the coding sequence ATGGATTCAAAGTGGATTCAAAACTTCGCCCCCTCATGGTTTGCTGTAGTGATGGGGACAGGTATCCTTGCAATGACAAGCCTTCAATACGCAACAATGTTGCCTTTACTTGGATTTGTGGCGTCTGGATTGGCTATTTTTAATATAATAGTCTTCTTTATTTTATTGATTCCTTGGATACTAAGATGGATCTTCTATCCCAAGGAGGCATCAGACGATCTAAAACATCCAAACATGAGTAATTTCTATCCCACTATGACGATTGCACTTGTGGTTCTTGCAGCCCATTTTGGACAGTTCGGATTCAGTAGTCTTGCATTCCGAACATGGCTTCTCGGGGCACTTGGTACAGTTATCTTCAGTATACTAATTCCATATGAGATGTTCAAGAAAGAGGAAATTGCTCCTGAGCATATCTCACCAGCATGGTTCATCCCTCCAGTTGCTCTGATTGTCATTCCTCTTGTGGGAGGACCATTTATCGCTCAGGCTAGCGGCCTTATGCAGGAGTTCTTGATTCTACTGAACTACTTCGGTTTCGGTGCAGGATTTTTACTATATATTTCACTCCTCGCAATCTGCCTTTACAGGTTTATCATCCATCACCCGATGCCAAACACAATGGCCCCAACAGTATGGATAAGCCTTGGACCTATTGGTGCTGGAACTGTTGCCGTTGTAAATGTGATAACCAATTCATCATTTGTAACAGTTAAGGAGCCTTTCTTCATCATGGGATTCCTGTTCTGGAGTTTTGGAATCTGGTGGCTCTTCATGGCAATCATCATGACAGTTCACTATATTCGAAGGTTGACACTCCCGTATGCAATGACCTGGTGGGCGTTCATCTTTCCCCTCGGCGCTTTTGTTGCAGGATGTCACGTGATTGGGCAGACGTTAGGGTTCCAGTTGATCGATTTCATTGGTTTTGGTCTCTACTGGTTGTTATTCACATTTTGGATAATCACAAGTATTGGTCTGGGATTTATGCGAATCCACAAAAAAGACAAAAGACCGGAACAAGACCAATGA